One Dermacentor andersoni chromosome 6, qqDerAnde1_hic_scaffold, whole genome shotgun sequence genomic window carries:
- the LOC126522564 gene encoding uncharacterized protein, with translation MKPSGLNTPTFLDDDDDQDNDSSVSSSSSYDQSGFLESLGSVAEGAGDGHASSSASDSAAADDQPHAPAVTDGAGDAAEEATMPELDVVVDLSVPGPSMSSEVQHSYQLRSRIPRPPNAFMLFAQERRRSVAAENPNENNQRVSSRLGKLWRSLSAADKEPYLRKAAEAAAVHRRKYPGYVYNPREARRRKEQERRAKAVASKMDGSGDHEPSASTAATQDRSSPDFQQLPHSLPPPQRNRRRAASTARSSGAGQATPTRPTAAVSATASARSAAQPYSVHRFPGPLAPSLRGAPVRGGTASAAQSAAAHPFSQPSPLVACGRDCAAVPHPQMSGSGLPHAADGSARQLGWFFDTAQAAAAHVALGVAATPVLCWPLLATAGPSTLTPSLPLLLPAAVTPAVARHHFAVPGPPMPPTRHDATAGPDSMQFFSAMQASF, from the exons ATGAAGCCGTCCGGCTTGAACACAC CCACATTCCTGGACGACGATGATGACCAAGACAACGACTCGTCGGTGAGCAGCAGCTCATCCTACGACCAGAGTGGTTTTCTGGAAAGTCTCGGCTCTGTAGCTGAAGGTGCCGGCGACGGTCATGCATCGTCGTCCGCTTCTGACTCCGCGGCTGCAGACGACCAACCGCACGCACCTGCTGTAACAGACGGCGCAGGAGACGCAGCGGAAGAAGCTACGATGCCAGAGCTGGATGTG GTCGTCGATCTCAGCGTTCCGGGGCCATCGATGAGCAGCGAGGTCCAGCACAGTTACCAGCTGCGATCGCGCATTCCGCGGCCTCCGAACGCCTTTATGCTGTTTGCACAGGAGAGAAGGCGATCGGTGGCCGCTGAGAATCCCAAT GAAAACAACCAGCGTGTAAGCAGCCGGCTGGGTAAGCTGTGGCGATCCCTGAGCGCAGCCGACAAAGAGCCATATCTGCGCAAGGCGGCCGAAGCTGCTGCTGTCCACAGAAGGAAGTACCCAG GCTACGTCTACAACCCGCGCGAGGCCCGCCGACGCAAGGAGCAGGAGCGCAGGGCCAAGGCGGTTGCCAGCAAGATGGACGGCTCTGGCGACCACGAGCCAAGTGCTTCCACGGCCGCGACGCAGGATCGAAGCAGCCCGGACTTCCAGCAGCTACCCCATTCGCTGCCTCCGCCGCAGAGGAACAGACGACGGGCAGCCAGTACTGCCCGGTCTTCGGGCGCCGGCCAGGCGACGCCAACGAGGCCGACGGCCGCTGTCTCGGCCACTGCATCAGCTCGCTCGGCTGCGCAGCCATACAGT GTGCACCGGTTTCCCGGTCCTCTGGCCCCATCACTCCGCGGGGCCCCCGTCAGAGGAGGCACTGCGTCCGCCGCTCAGTCCGCTGCAGCTCATCCATTCAGCCAGCCGAGCCCGctggttgcctgtggcagagacTGCGCCGCCGTGC CTCATCCGCAAATGAGTGGTTCTGGCTTGCCACACGCAGCCGACGGAAGCGCCCGACAACTGGGGTGGTTCTTCGACACCGCCCAGGCCGCTGCTGCTCACGTGGCTTTGGGAGTGGCCGCAACAC CGGTGTTGTGCTGGCCGCTTCTGGCTACGGCTGGACCTTCGACCCTGACGCCATCTTTGCCCTTGCTACTGCCCGCGGCTGTGACCCCCGCGGTGGCCAGACACCACTTCGCCGTGCCAGGTCCGCCGATGCCACCGACCAGGCATGACGCAACAGCCGGACCTGACTCTATGCAGTTCTTCAGTGCGATGCAGGCGAGTTTCTGA